A single region of the Leisingera thetidis genome encodes:
- a CDS encoding very short patch repair endonuclease, translated as MDVVPPHVRSKMMSTIRGRDTKPELVLRKALHGQGFRYRLHAKHLPGRPDLVLPKWNAVIFVHGCFWHRHPECRFATTPATRPDFWRKKFEANVLRDARAEAEIRKRGVRIAIVWECGLRRPDRALETLDAVREWLTGPTDRFESRLVEPIRTEG; from the coding sequence TTGGATGTCGTTCCGCCACATGTCCGGTCGAAAATGATGTCGACTATTCGCGGCCGAGACACCAAGCCCGAACTCGTCCTCCGGAAGGCGCTTCACGGCCAGGGCTTCCGCTACAGGCTTCACGCGAAGCACCTGCCAGGGCGCCCCGACCTGGTCTTGCCGAAGTGGAACGCGGTCATCTTCGTCCACGGGTGCTTCTGGCATCGGCATCCTGAGTGCCGCTTCGCGACAACCCCGGCCACCCGGCCAGATTTTTGGCGGAAAAAGTTCGAGGCGAACGTTCTCAGAGACGCGCGCGCCGAGGCAGAAATCCGAAAAAGAGGCGTCAGGATCGCAATCGTCTGGGAATGCGGACTACGCCGCCCGGACAGGGCCTTGGAAACTCTGGATGCGGTTCGCGAGTGGCTTACCGGGCCGACGGATCGCTTCGAGTCCCGGCTGGTCGAGCCGATCCGGACGGAAGGCTGA
- a CDS encoding Z1 domain-containing protein: MSDQLDNLETMVTAMLAKEVRPTEDRVRELIAQMRDLPFLTGITDADCEILARRIEERHGISMGLGAGVASKDFEPWLADAKIRGEIDGYYWDRYRRLLVEKKMPPDVVSGMDEVTDRVLGYLGNPRDNSEWSRLGMVVGYVQSGKTANYTGLVCKAADAGYRLIVVIAGIHNNLRNQTQTRIDEGFIGRDTARLARKDRAEAQKIIGVGRFDQTRFPVSLTTSLRDFNKATATTNTSQIGQYSVPVVLVIKKNASTLKNLIEWLKEHSAGTASQMVEQPMLLIDDEADNASINIKHGKDEIARINGQIRELLGLFRRSCYVGYTATPFANIFIDPDTDDATIGQDLFPRHFIIGLDAPSNYFGAQKVFIENRDKHIRDIDDNEDILPLKHTIDLSLDGLPASLEKAVRAFIVARAIRNLRGQQGDHASMLVNASRFTGVQGQLRRRITDFVERIRSAVTVDGGKGTAALQNAQIAALRQVWTEEFAGLENADRWEPIQSSLHDVLAAARIVEVNASRQASSLDYDRKGDFGQTVIAIGGFSLSRGLTLEGLTVSYFLRNSMMYDTLMQMGRWFGYRPDYEDLCRVWMPTESVGWYAHIAEAMDELQRDLKRMELDGGTPEDFGLAVRSHPQNLIVTARNKMGSGQEVPMKVGLANRLIETTRLSADTTIIERNVAAARRLVEISLDPGTAESIELRESSPFGTLASGVPVEHVLEFLRTFRPHGSNPATDPRLIGDYILERAATELKLWDILVASAKGNDNQDGLLGPTLGTYARTVAKRDVDSGFFNIGSGSARVGQPGDEKAGLNEATIQDAEAKFRTKEPKKTFPDHIYRSARRRPLLIVRVLAPRIQNDARSLPLVPAWSISFPPSSIEGGTVEYIVGKVMLRELFGDADEVDEDAEYA, translated from the coding sequence ATGAGCGACCAACTGGACAATCTGGAGACAATGGTCACGGCGATGCTCGCCAAGGAAGTTCGCCCTACCGAAGACAGGGTTCGTGAGCTGATTGCCCAGATGCGCGACCTGCCGTTTCTTACCGGCATCACAGATGCCGACTGCGAGATCCTGGCTCGGCGGATCGAGGAGCGTCATGGGATCAGCATGGGCCTCGGAGCCGGCGTAGCGTCGAAGGATTTCGAGCCCTGGCTTGCTGACGCGAAGATTCGAGGCGAGATCGACGGCTACTACTGGGACCGATACCGGCGGCTTCTTGTCGAGAAGAAGATGCCACCGGATGTGGTTTCCGGCATGGACGAGGTCACGGATCGTGTCCTCGGCTACTTGGGTAATCCTCGCGACAACAGCGAATGGAGCCGTCTTGGCATGGTCGTCGGCTACGTCCAGAGCGGCAAGACAGCAAACTACACCGGTCTGGTCTGCAAGGCCGCGGATGCCGGATATCGTCTGATCGTGGTAATCGCCGGTATCCACAACAACCTGCGCAACCAAACGCAAACCCGGATCGACGAAGGCTTCATCGGTCGCGACACCGCACGTCTGGCCCGGAAGGACCGGGCGGAGGCGCAGAAGATCATTGGCGTCGGGCGCTTCGATCAGACGCGCTTCCCGGTCTCGCTCACGACTTCGCTGCGCGACTTCAACAAGGCCACTGCAACCACTAACACCAGCCAGATCGGGCAGTACAGTGTCCCCGTCGTCCTCGTCATCAAGAAGAACGCCAGCACGCTGAAGAACCTCATCGAGTGGCTCAAGGAACATTCGGCCGGCACGGCAAGCCAGATGGTCGAGCAGCCGATGCTCCTGATCGACGACGAGGCCGACAACGCCTCGATCAACATCAAGCATGGCAAGGACGAGATTGCGCGCATCAATGGTCAGATCCGCGAGCTCCTGGGCCTGTTCCGCCGGAGCTGCTACGTTGGTTATACCGCGACCCCTTTCGCGAATATCTTCATCGACCCCGATACAGATGACGCTACAATAGGCCAGGACCTATTCCCACGGCACTTCATCATTGGTCTGGATGCACCATCGAACTACTTCGGCGCCCAGAAGGTGTTCATAGAGAACCGGGACAAGCATATCCGGGACATTGACGACAACGAGGACATCCTCCCGCTCAAGCATACGATCGACCTCAGTCTGGACGGGCTGCCTGCCAGCCTGGAAAAGGCCGTGCGGGCCTTCATAGTCGCGCGCGCCATCCGGAACCTGCGGGGTCAGCAGGGTGACCATGCCTCTATGCTCGTCAACGCGTCGCGATTCACCGGCGTCCAAGGCCAATTGAGGCGACGGATTACTGATTTCGTGGAACGCATCCGGTCAGCCGTGACCGTTGATGGGGGCAAGGGCACGGCTGCGCTCCAGAACGCGCAAATCGCGGCGTTGCGGCAGGTTTGGACAGAGGAATTCGCAGGGCTCGAAAACGCCGACCGGTGGGAGCCGATTCAGAGCAGCCTGCATGACGTCCTCGCGGCGGCGCGGATCGTGGAGGTTAATGCCAGCCGCCAGGCCTCGTCGCTGGACTATGACAGAAAGGGCGATTTCGGACAGACCGTGATCGCGATCGGAGGTTTCTCCCTTTCGCGGGGTCTTACACTGGAAGGACTGACGGTCTCGTATTTCCTGCGTAACTCGATGATGTACGACACGCTGATGCAGATGGGCCGTTGGTTCGGCTATCGGCCCGACTACGAGGATCTTTGCCGAGTATGGATGCCGACCGAAAGCGTCGGTTGGTATGCGCATATCGCCGAGGCGATGGACGAACTCCAGCGCGACTTGAAGCGGATGGAACTGGACGGCGGAACACCAGAGGACTTCGGCCTTGCGGTTCGCAGCCACCCGCAGAACTTGATCGTCACAGCGCGCAACAAGATGGGTTCTGGCCAGGAAGTTCCGATGAAGGTTGGTCTGGCAAATAGGTTGATCGAAACGACGCGCCTGTCGGCGGACACCACTATCATCGAGCGGAATGTCGCCGCCGCCCGTCGTCTCGTCGAGATCAGTCTCGATCCCGGCACGGCAGAGAGTATCGAGCTGCGCGAGAGCAGCCCTTTCGGAACGCTTGCGTCCGGCGTTCCCGTCGAGCACGTCTTGGAATTCCTGAGAACCTTCAGGCCTCACGGTTCGAATCCGGCGACCGATCCCCGCCTGATCGGCGACTACATCTTGGAAAGGGCGGCTACTGAGTTGAAGCTGTGGGATATCCTGGTAGCATCTGCCAAGGGTAACGATAATCAGGATGGTCTGCTTGGGCCGACATTGGGCACCTACGCGAGAACAGTGGCAAAACGGGATGTTGACAGCGGGTTCTTCAACATCGGCAGCGGTAGCGCACGCGTCGGCCAGCCCGGCGATGAAAAGGCAGGACTGAACGAAGCCACGATTCAGGACGCCGAGGCCAAGTTCCGCACGAAGGAGCCGAAGAAGACTTTTCCCGACCACATCTATCGGTCAGCACGCAGGCGGCCGCTCCTGATCGTCCGCGTGCTTGCACCGCGGATACAGAACGATGCCAGAAGCCTTCCTCTGGTGCCGGCTTGGAGTATCAGCTTCCCGCCGTCCTCGATCGAGGGCGGCACCGTCGAATACATCGTCGGAAAGGTCATGCTGCGTGAACTGTTCGGCGATGCTGACGAGGTGGACGAAGATGCCGAATACGCCTGA
- a CDS encoding DNA cytosine methyltransferase → MQEPIDIVDLFSGPGGLGEGFAQVRCEDGNRRFRINVSIECDPSAHRTLRLRAFLRLFPSPPPEYLIWINEGTVQPDWQRLYPTQWRAAEDEARCMRLGEASTTDFLSDRIRHLRSKVGHRSVLIGGPPCQAYSLVGRARNRGTAGYTPELDHRNFLYEEYVRILRELEPDVFVMENVKGMLSASVAGKRIFQNVQADLEDSGYRLVALTRGGQEEIDRSGAQLKPADFVIRAEDHGVPQARHRVIIVGIRKSAHAPEYLPYLSRGKQQATVRHVLGAIGGLRSGLSRKDDAGSWKEAVQNACHRVRFAANAMDDRVAERFRDLLLRVESRTDTLAARGRTGREPSLVSDDCPPALAAWMTAPAISRLPNMETRGHMPEDLGRYLFAAIFAEVHGHSPKAGNFPSTLAPRHANWKSGKFADRFRVQTFDSPSSTITSHISKDGHYFIHPDPTQCRSLTVREAARLQTFPDDYVFLGNRTEQFVQVGNAVPPFLAFQIAKEISAIFDRGVTRVTDPAGEERQDCLEGTVGG, encoded by the coding sequence ATGCAAGAGCCCATTGACATCGTCGATCTGTTTTCTGGCCCCGGCGGCCTTGGCGAAGGCTTTGCGCAGGTGAGGTGCGAGGACGGAAATCGTCGCTTCCGGATCAATGTTTCCATTGAATGCGATCCGTCTGCTCATCGCACGCTACGTCTCAGGGCATTCCTCCGGTTGTTCCCGAGCCCACCTCCTGAATACCTGATCTGGATCAATGAGGGTACTGTGCAACCGGATTGGCAGAGATTGTATCCGACGCAATGGCGGGCTGCCGAGGATGAGGCGCGTTGCATGCGGCTCGGGGAGGCATCGACCACAGATTTCCTATCGGATCGTATCCGCCACCTGCGCTCCAAGGTCGGGCATCGCTCGGTCCTGATCGGGGGGCCGCCATGTCAGGCTTATTCGCTGGTCGGTCGCGCTCGCAATCGCGGAACGGCTGGCTACACGCCGGAACTCGACCATCGGAATTTCCTCTATGAGGAGTATGTCCGCATCCTTCGGGAACTCGAGCCGGACGTATTCGTGATGGAGAACGTCAAGGGCATGTTGTCCGCATCGGTCGCGGGAAAGAGAATCTTTCAGAACGTGCAGGCAGACCTCGAGGATTCCGGTTATCGTCTCGTTGCCTTGACCCGGGGTGGTCAGGAAGAAATTGACCGGAGCGGCGCCCAACTCAAGCCCGCGGACTTCGTAATCCGGGCTGAGGATCATGGAGTGCCGCAGGCCCGACACAGAGTGATCATTGTCGGGATACGCAAATCCGCGCACGCCCCGGAGTATCTGCCCTACCTTTCTCGGGGAAAACAGCAGGCGACCGTGCGGCATGTCCTTGGCGCCATCGGTGGCCTTCGCAGCGGCCTCAGCCGCAAGGACGATGCAGGATCATGGAAGGAGGCTGTCCAGAACGCGTGCCATCGTGTCCGGTTCGCAGCGAATGCAATGGATGACAGGGTTGCCGAGCGCTTCCGGGACTTGCTTCTCCGAGTGGAAAGCCGGACTGACACGCTTGCCGCCAGAGGCCGCACCGGTCGAGAGCCTTCCTTGGTCAGTGATGACTGTCCGCCTGCACTCGCCGCCTGGATGACGGCGCCTGCCATATCGCGGCTTCCGAACATGGAAACGCGCGGACACATGCCAGAGGATCTGGGCCGCTATCTGTTCGCTGCGATCTTCGCTGAGGTGCATGGTCATAGCCCGAAGGCCGGGAACTTTCCATCGACCCTCGCCCCGAGGCATGCCAACTGGAAATCCGGCAAATTTGCAGACCGTTTCCGAGTTCAGACATTCGATTCGCCGTCCAGCACCATAACGAGCCATATCTCGAAGGACGGCCACTACTTCATCCATCCTGATCCGACGCAATGCCGCAGCCTGACTGTTCGCGAAGCTGCGCGACTTCAGACATTTCCAGATGATTATGTATTTCTGGGTAACCGAACTGAGCAATTCGTGCAGGTTGGAAATGCCGTTCCACCATTTCTTGCATTTCAGATCGCAAAGGAAATTTCCGCAATATTCGATCGCGGAGTAACCCGGGTGACAGATCCTGCCGGCGAGGAACGTCAAGACTGTCTGGAAGGAACGGTCGGTGGTTGA
- a CDS encoding ATP-binding protein: MADIIDNSITAGATNIRLLTDIGPEGPLLGILDDGAGMTEDELIAAMRPGSRSPTEERDTPDLGRFGLGLKSASFSQCRRLTVVSRRDGIVSAAIWDLDEVVRTNTWAIEVMQDPSPLPWFRQLRGSGTLVIWEKIDRIADGVTHDKDRIAEIANERISNAEYHIRLVFHRFMSVSGRKALSISLNGRTLKPIDPFAESNAATMRDQEDVLHLRQGDVVIQSITLPHHRQMSQQAWEELGGPEGHLKSQGFYLYRGRRLIQYGSWFGLARQTELTKLSRVRIDIPNSMDSLWKIDVKKSSAQMPPVVRDRLRKLLDRISLGSRRTYRKRGQKLVDEARMPMWSRIQTGEQISYCPNEEHPVFLDFADRLDPDLREAFMNCIRLVGSSLPVDTLHSDMAGHAEKIRGASAGEATVIQGVEAMFKRGLAPGDVWTILRDVEPFASHRELVERIIVGHQEVRSEV, encoded by the coding sequence TTGGCGGATATCATCGACAACTCGATTACTGCTGGTGCAACCAACATTCGTCTGCTGACGGATATCGGCCCTGAAGGTCCATTGCTCGGCATCCTGGACGATGGAGCGGGGATGACCGAGGACGAACTGATCGCGGCCATGCGTCCGGGCAGCCGTAGTCCCACGGAAGAACGCGACACTCCTGATCTTGGACGTTTCGGCCTTGGCTTGAAGAGTGCCTCGTTTTCGCAATGTCGCAGATTGACTGTGGTTTCGAGACGCGACGGCATTGTCTCAGCAGCGATATGGGACCTTGATGAGGTGGTCAGGACCAACACATGGGCAATCGAGGTAATGCAAGATCCATCGCCTCTGCCATGGTTCAGACAGTTGCGTGGGTCTGGAACGCTGGTCATATGGGAAAAGATCGACCGGATTGCCGACGGGGTGACGCATGACAAAGACAGGATCGCCGAGATTGCGAATGAGCGGATTTCCAATGCCGAGTATCACATTCGGCTCGTGTTTCATCGATTCATGTCGGTGTCCGGTCGAAAGGCTCTTTCCATTTCGCTGAATGGTCGCACTCTGAAGCCGATCGATCCCTTTGCGGAATCGAATGCGGCAACGATGCGCGATCAGGAAGACGTTCTGCATCTTCGGCAAGGTGACGTCGTGATTCAGAGCATCACTCTTCCGCATCATCGCCAAATGTCTCAGCAGGCTTGGGAAGAACTCGGTGGGCCGGAAGGGCATCTGAAATCGCAGGGCTTCTATCTCTACCGCGGCCGACGACTGATTCAATACGGCTCTTGGTTCGGCTTGGCGCGTCAAACCGAGTTAACCAAGCTATCCCGCGTGCGCATCGACATACCGAACAGCATGGATTCGCTCTGGAAGATCGATGTCAAGAAGTCGTCCGCTCAGATGCCACCGGTCGTCAGGGACCGGCTCCGGAAGCTGCTGGACCGGATCTCACTCGGATCGAGGCGAACCTACCGCAAGCGCGGCCAGAAGCTGGTTGACGAAGCAAGGATGCCCATGTGGTCTCGCATCCAGACCGGGGAGCAGATCAGCTACTGTCCAAACGAGGAACACCCCGTATTTCTGGACTTTGCCGATCGACTTGATCCCGATCTGCGGGAAGCCTTCATGAACTGCATCCGGCTCGTCGGCTCTTCACTGCCCGTAGATACGCTACATTCCGACATGGCCGGCCACGCCGAAAAAATCCGTGGCGCCTCCGCCGGCGAGGCGACCGTCATCCAGGGCGTAGAGGCGATGTTCAAGCGCGGTCTGGCCCCTGGGGATGTTTGGACGATCCTGCGCGATGTCGAACCTTTCGCGTCGCATCGTGAGCTGGTCGAGCGTATCATCGTCGGCCATCAAGAAGTCAGGAGCGAAGTATGA
- a CDS encoding PaaX family transcriptional regulator C-terminal domain-containing protein encodes MNEQRNPWFETTVQQLNDPQNQRVWSVIVSLFGDLAQQKGAQVSGGALTRIITPMGIKPEAIRVALHRLRKDGWIESARSGRASVHYLTEYGRSQSAAVSPRIYERRAATPGNWHLLIAQDGAGQATLDEVLLLSNYVAVNRTTALGHGPVPRSLDDLMAAEVSRIAVPGWLKARLFPEPLRDACAALQHDLARIPPPPAGLTPAQTGTLRTLIVHRWRRVVLRHPDLPPSFHPADWAGETCRDLVFQLLDQLPLPELSALDTPPE; translated from the coding sequence ATGAACGAACAGCGTAACCCATGGTTTGAAACCACCGTCCAGCAACTGAACGATCCGCAAAACCAGCGGGTCTGGTCGGTGATTGTTTCGCTGTTCGGCGATCTGGCGCAGCAGAAGGGCGCGCAGGTCAGCGGCGGCGCCCTGACCCGGATCATCACCCCGATGGGGATCAAGCCGGAGGCCATCCGGGTGGCGCTGCACCGGCTGCGCAAGGATGGCTGGATCGAAAGCGCGAGGTCCGGGCGCGCCTCTGTCCACTATCTCACCGAATACGGCCGCAGCCAGTCGGCTGCCGTCAGCCCGCGGATCTACGAGCGCCGCGCCGCAACCCCGGGCAACTGGCATCTTCTGATCGCCCAGGACGGCGCCGGCCAGGCAACGCTGGACGAGGTGCTGCTGCTGTCCAACTACGTCGCGGTGAACCGGACAACCGCCCTGGGCCATGGGCCGGTGCCGCGCAGCCTGGACGACCTGATGGCGGCCGAGGTCAGCAGGATTGCCGTGCCGGGCTGGCTCAAGGCACGGCTGTTCCCTGAGCCCCTGCGCGACGCCTGTGCAGCCCTGCAGCACGATCTGGCGCGGATCCCCCCGCCGCCCGCCGGGCTGACGCCGGCCCAGACCGGCACCCTGCGGACCCTGATCGTGCACCGCTGGCGCCGCGTTGTGCTGCGCCATCCGGACCTGCCGCCCAGCTTCCACCCGGCGGATTGGGCGGGGGAGACCTGCCGCGACCTGGTATTCCAGCTGCTGGACCAGCTGCCGCTGCCGGAACTGTCTGCCCTGGACACCCCGCCCGAATAG
- a CDS encoding AIPR family protein, protein MTDLAEFHRSQLADARIEADSRGILTIEAWFDRVKERLSEAGEVETADIAYFEQGNGAQRLRVDGYGGDPRDCDGILSLIICDFHDDDELKTIGKADLPRLFNPLIRFMKQARDEDFRNSLNEVSPGFQVSDLLITTWKYVEKIKLILLSNRHYVGRVDGMSAGNNDGVPVTYNVWDLARIERHERASAGREEIDIDLDGDFGGGIPALRASRTGGNLESYLMIIPGAQLAAIYDRWGARLLEANVRSFLQARAATNKGIAKTIRETPEFFFPYNNGLSATASEVETRPGPDGLEVVRLRDLQIVNGGQTTGSIHAALRNAKEQLESAFVQMKLTIVPPEEAEQIVPNISKFANTQNKVNAADFFSNHPFHIRMEQFSRQLLAPKGEGRLETRWFYERTRGQYLDEKARRTPAQQKKFELEFPKSQLFTKTDLAKYEMSSQEQPHVVSTGAQKNFSSFAKTIGEAWEKGDAKFDETWFRRLVGKAIIFRDLEREVPKQPWYPGGYRANIVTYAIAKVFHDARAMGKLVDLDAVWRQQTVPGELKSALLSAAAEATLVITSPPEGVRNITEWAKKQACWANLQKVEISYEDLEGAVQTKAEARETVKEARADRSVTDAATALIEVTNFGAAHWASLLEWARSQRKLTPKEAQTLGVCASMPRQIPSDWQAKQALDVLQRMSGEGYQPEGTT, encoded by the coding sequence ATGACCGATCTTGCCGAATTCCACCGCTCTCAACTGGCCGATGCCCGGATCGAAGCAGACTCGCGTGGTATTCTGACCATCGAAGCCTGGTTCGATCGCGTGAAGGAACGCCTGTCGGAAGCCGGCGAGGTAGAGACGGCAGACATCGCGTATTTTGAGCAAGGCAATGGCGCGCAGAGATTGCGTGTCGACGGCTATGGAGGTGATCCCCGCGATTGCGATGGTATTCTTTCGCTTATCATCTGCGATTTCCATGACGACGACGAGCTGAAGACCATCGGAAAGGCCGATCTGCCGCGCCTGTTCAACCCGCTGATCCGCTTCATGAAGCAGGCCCGTGACGAGGATTTTCGGAATTCTCTGAACGAGGTGAGCCCCGGCTTCCAGGTCTCGGACCTGTTGATCACGACGTGGAAGTATGTCGAGAAGATCAAGCTCATCCTGCTTTCGAACCGGCACTACGTCGGCCGCGTCGACGGAATGTCGGCAGGCAATAACGATGGCGTCCCGGTCACTTACAATGTTTGGGACCTCGCGCGGATCGAGCGTCACGAACGCGCCAGCGCCGGTCGCGAGGAGATCGACATTGACTTGGATGGCGATTTTGGCGGTGGAATTCCTGCGCTTAGAGCCTCGCGTACTGGCGGGAATCTCGAGAGCTACCTGATGATCATCCCCGGTGCCCAGTTGGCGGCAATCTACGACCGATGGGGCGCACGTCTGCTGGAGGCGAATGTACGGAGCTTCCTCCAAGCCCGAGCGGCTACGAACAAGGGGATTGCCAAGACAATTCGCGAGACACCGGAATTCTTCTTTCCCTACAACAACGGCCTCTCGGCGACCGCCAGCGAAGTGGAGACCAGGCCCGGTCCGGACGGCCTCGAGGTGGTCCGGCTGCGAGACCTTCAGATTGTGAACGGTGGGCAGACCACAGGCTCGATCCATGCCGCGCTCCGCAATGCCAAGGAACAGCTCGAGTCGGCGTTCGTCCAGATGAAGTTGACGATCGTTCCGCCGGAGGAGGCCGAGCAGATCGTTCCTAACATTTCGAAGTTCGCCAATACACAGAACAAGGTCAACGCTGCCGATTTTTTCTCCAACCATCCGTTCCACATCCGGATGGAACAGTTCTCCAGGCAACTGCTGGCACCGAAGGGCGAGGGACGACTCGAGACGCGGTGGTTCTACGAGCGAACCCGAGGGCAGTACCTTGACGAAAAGGCGAGACGCACACCGGCTCAGCAGAAGAAATTCGAGCTCGAATTCCCGAAGTCGCAGCTCTTCACCAAAACCGATCTGGCGAAGTACGAGATGTCTTCTCAGGAACAGCCTCACGTCGTGTCGACCGGCGCCCAGAAGAACTTTTCCTCCTTCGCGAAGACGATCGGGGAAGCCTGGGAAAAGGGTGACGCGAAATTCGATGAAACCTGGTTTCGTCGCTTGGTTGGGAAGGCCATCATTTTCCGCGACCTGGAGCGGGAGGTTCCGAAGCAACCATGGTATCCTGGGGGGTATCGCGCGAACATTGTGACCTACGCGATCGCGAAGGTCTTCCATGATGCCCGGGCGATGGGAAAACTCGTTGATCTCGACGCGGTCTGGCGGCAGCAGACCGTGCCGGGGGAGTTAAAATCCGCTCTGCTCAGCGCGGCGGCCGAAGCGACATTGGTGATAACCTCGCCGCCGGAAGGTGTCAGGAACATCACCGAATGGGCGAAGAAGCAGGCTTGCTGGGCAAATCTCCAGAAGGTCGAGATTTCCTACGAAGACCTCGAGGGCGCCGTACAGACCAAGGCCGAGGCGCGGGAGACGGTCAAGGAAGCTCGCGCGGACCGCTCGGTCACGGATGCCGCCACCGCTTTGATCGAGGTCACCAACTTTGGCGCAGCGCATTGGGCGTCTCTTCTCGAATGGGCACGGTCCCAGCGGAAACTGACACCGAAAGAAGCCCAGACGCTTGGCGTCTGTGCCAGCATGCCTCGTCAGATACCCTCGGACTGGCAGGCCAAGCAGGCGTTGGACGTGTTGCAACGGATGTCGGGTGAAGGATATCAGCCCGAGGGCACAACGTAG
- a CDS encoding helix-turn-helix transcriptional regulator → MEIIMHTTSPTPESLVGISTLVEILQRSRASIYRDIKNKTFPKPLKLGNSSRWKLSEVQAVIERLSQERLED, encoded by the coding sequence ATGGAGATCATCATGCACACGACATCGCCCACCCCCGAGTCCCTGGTCGGTATCTCTACTCTCGTAGAAATACTCCAGCGGTCGCGCGCCAGCATTTACCGCGACATCAAGAACAAGACGTTCCCAAAGCCATTAAAGCTGGGCAACTCCTCTCGCTGGAAATTGTCGGAGGTGCAGGCTGTCATCGAGCGCCTTTCGCAGGAGCGCTTGGAGGATTGA
- a CDS encoding PD-(D/E)XK motif protein, which yields MPNTPEAWAGLAPGGIDSRRVDSAGRWGFWWTVTVDGCLALALRATALPERRPEPPRLKAIELRYSESVIPAIILILKDRAQAALFETLCRDIISATRDATDEGQAVTRFVARCARWHHLLRGGGPGMSEERQKGLIGELCLLKELARAIGPSAALIAWGGPLGAQKDFDDGQFCIEVKTTRSAGKPKVRIASEHQLSDVPDRDFVLAALAVDRVAAPEGADLHTWVKQTAASLKIEEHGRQNDWDHALAASGYCEEDETLRAFTWKAGMLRYYDVVGGFPRLLPPLPRGISDLTYSVDLSTCQSFERDAPFTPPE from the coding sequence ATGCCGAATACGCCTGAAGCCTGGGCCGGCCTCGCTCCTGGTGGGATCGACAGTCGCCGTGTCGATAGCGCCGGTCGCTGGGGTTTCTGGTGGACTGTCACGGTGGATGGGTGCTTGGCACTTGCCCTTCGCGCGACGGCGCTCCCCGAAAGACGACCGGAACCACCGCGCCTGAAGGCTATCGAGCTCCGCTATTCCGAAAGCGTAATTCCCGCGATCATCCTGATCCTGAAGGATCGCGCTCAGGCTGCGCTCTTCGAGACGCTGTGCCGCGACATCATCTCAGCCACTCGGGATGCGACCGACGAGGGGCAGGCCGTCACACGCTTCGTCGCCAGGTGTGCCCGCTGGCATCATCTACTGCGTGGTGGCGGCCCGGGAATGAGCGAGGAGCGACAGAAGGGCCTAATCGGCGAACTGTGCCTGCTCAAGGAACTCGCCCGAGCAATCGGTCCTTCGGCGGCGCTAATAGCGTGGGGCGGCCCGTTGGGCGCTCAGAAGGACTTCGATGACGGCCAGTTCTGCATCGAAGTGAAGACTACCCGATCTGCTGGGAAACCCAAGGTCAGGATCGCCTCGGAGCATCAGCTTTCAGATGTTCCTGATCGGGACTTCGTTCTTGCGGCTCTGGCCGTCGATCGAGTGGCGGCGCCCGAAGGCGCCGATCTTCATACTTGGGTGAAACAAACGGCCGCATCTCTAAAGATCGAGGAACACGGCCGGCAGAACGACTGGGATCATGCACTGGCCGCCTCGGGATACTGCGAAGAAGACGAAACGCTACGTGCCTTCACTTGGAAGGCAGGCATGCTACGCTACTACGACGTTGTCGGTGGCTTTCCACGTCTCTTACCTCCCCTGCCAAGGGGCATCAGCGACCTTACGTATTCGGTGGACCTGTCCACGTGCCAGTCCTTTGAACGCGATGCCCCATTCACCCCCCCCGAATAG